A window from Sinanaerobacter sp. ZZT-01 encodes these proteins:
- a CDS encoding SPL family radical SAM protein — protein MGFDAVYYEAGVLDYPLGEMLQHKYTSLPWIEIENHNRIPEMTSADNRDFPKLKNHLIIGIRKTHRYVANHKVSDWLVPYTSSGCKAMCLYCYLVCNYNKCAYLRLFVNREQMLDRLLKKDAAAETPQTFEIGSNSDLILENTITDNLVYTIERFGREGRGKLTFPTKFDMVTPLLKLEHRAKTIFRMSVNPEEIIKRVELGTSPLSARIRALNDMAEAGYPVGLLIAPVILLPNWKNLYSELIDRLADELSDKVMKNGFIEMILMTYSFVQNAINTDAFPNAVQLFDRKIMTGRGRGKYCYRNDIRDEAESFLREKLSKRLGTMRILYIS, from the coding sequence ATGGGTTTTGATGCGGTGTATTATGAGGCGGGCGTGCTTGATTATCCGCTGGGAGAGATGCTGCAGCATAAATATACAAGTCTGCCTTGGATAGAGATCGAAAATCACAATCGCATACCGGAAATGACATCAGCAGATAACCGGGATTTTCCGAAATTAAAAAATCATTTGATTATCGGGATCAGAAAGACACACCGGTATGTGGCAAATCATAAAGTTTCCGACTGGTTGGTACCCTACACATCTTCGGGGTGCAAGGCAATGTGTCTATATTGCTATCTTGTATGTAATTACAATAAATGTGCTTATTTGCGCCTATTTGTAAATCGGGAGCAAATGCTGGACAGGCTACTTAAAAAGGATGCTGCAGCTGAGACACCGCAAACTTTTGAGATTGGCAGTAACAGTGATTTGATTCTGGAAAACACAATAACGGATAACTTGGTTTATACAATTGAGCGTTTTGGTCGTGAAGGACGTGGAAAGCTAACGTTTCCCACGAAGTTTGATATGGTCACCCCATTGCTTAAACTTGAACACCGTGCGAAGACGATATTTCGTATGAGCGTGAACCCGGAGGAAATCATAAAACGCGTAGAATTGGGAACCTCCCCATTATCTGCAAGAATTCGTGCATTGAATGATATGGCAGAAGCGGGATATCCGGTGGGCTTGCTGATTGCTCCGGTAATTCTTCTTCCCAATTGGAAGAACCTATATAGTGAACTGATCGATCGCTTGGCAGATGAGCTGAGTGATAAAGTGATGAAAAATGGTTTTATAGAAATGATATTGATGACATACAGCTTTGTGCAAAATGCCATTAATACAGACGCTTTCCCAAATGCTGTACAACTTTTTGACCGTAAGATTATGACCGGACGTGGACGTGGGAAATACTGCTACCGAAACGATATCCGTGATGAAGCTGAGTCCTTTTTGCGGGAAAAGCTTTCGAAGCGGTTAGGAACGATGCGGATACTGTATATTTCATAG